The sequence AGACCAACTGGAGCGAAGCCAGGGCGCTGATGGCGGAATTCCGCCAGGCCCAGGACAAGGCCGAGCTCGCTGCCTTCACCCCATCGGCCTATCCGGCGAGCGAGCTCCTGGCGAAGGAGGCCGCGCCGCTGATCGCGACCATGTTCGCCGAGATCACCGCGATGATCGACGAGGAGGAGACGCTGGAGGCGACGCCGCAGCGCAAGCGTCTGCTCAAGACCTTTGCCGACGTGCGCGGCAATCTCGCCGCCGCGGGATCGCAATTGCGCCTGTACGTGGCCTCGGGCGAGGCTGCCGATCGTGACAAGTTCGAAAAGCCGGTGGCAACCTTCAGGGCCGCGCTCGCATCGGTCGGCACCCAGACGGATCTGCTCACCGAACGGCAAGCGACCGCTTACCGGGCCATCGTCAAAGCGAACGAGGCCTTCACCCCGCTGCCGCAGAAGATCTTCGCGATCCGCCAGACGCCGCAATGGAACACGCCGGTCTTCATCCTGTCCACCGAGGCCGCGCCGCGCGCCGCCCGCATTCTCGATCTGCTCGACGGCCGCAAGGACGCCGAAGGCAAGCGCTCGGGCGGGCTCAAGAGCGACCAGCAGTCGAAGCTCGCCGACGAGGCCCGCAATGTGGCCGACGCGGTCGAGCGGTTGCTGCTGCTGCAATGGATCCTGCTCGCCGCGGGCCTTGCGCTCGCCACAGTGATTGCGATCCTGGTTGCGCGCTCCATCACCCGTCCGATCGTCGAGCTGGTGGGCGATTCCGCGCGCCTGTCCGGCGGCGACACCAGTGTCGAATTCAGGACCGCCGAGCGCGGCGACGAGATCGGCGTGGTCTCCCAGGCGGTGGCCAAATTCCGCGACAACGTCATCGCCCAGCAGCAGGCGGCGGCGTCTCTCTCGCACGAGGCCGGGGCGCGCGAGGCGGCCAACCGCAACATGGAGGACGCGGTCGAGGAATTTCGCGGGACCTCGCGCGACCTTCTCGCGCTGGTCGGCGAGAATGCGGGCACAATGCGGCAGACCGCGGAGAGCCTCGGCGGCATCGCCAATCATGCGACGAGCCAGGCCGCGTCCGCAGCGACCGCCTCCGAACAGACCGCGGTCAACGTCCAGACCGTCGCCGCCGCAGCCGAGCAGCTCGCGAGCTCCATCGTCGAGATCGGCCGGCAGATCGAACTGTCCAACAAGACCGTGCGCTCCGCGGGCGAGGTGACCGCACGCTCGGAGCGCGAGATCGAGGGGCTCGCTCACGCCGCGCAGAGCATCAGCTCGGTGGTCGATTTGATCCAGGCGATCGCGGCCCAGACCAATCTGCTGGCGCTCAACGCCACCATCGAGGCCGCGCGCGCCGGCGAGGCGGGTCGCGGCTTTGCCGTGGTCGCGTCCGAGGTCAAGGCGCTGGCCGACCAGACCCGCAACGCGACGCAGGAGATCGCCCAGCACATTGCCGCGATCCAGGACTCGACCGGCAGCGCGGTCGCCTCCGTCAAGGAGGTTGCAACTGCCATGCGCCGGATCGACGAGGTGACCGCGGCGATTGCCAGCGCCGTGGAGGAGCAGGGCGCGGCGACGCGGGAGATCTCGCAGAACGTCCAGATGGCGGCATCGGGAACGCAGACGCTGGCAACCAGCATCGGCACCGTCTCCGGCGCCATTGCGGAAACCAACCGCTCGGCCGACGACGTGATGGGGGCGGCGAACCAGGTATCGGGGGCGGCCGAGCGTCTCGCTACCGAGGTCCAGGCCTTCTTCGTCAGGCTGCGCACCGGTCCGACGGAACGGCGCAGCGGTCGCGACGCGGCCTGATTCAATCCGTCAAATACTCCGGATGGTGGCTCCGGATCTTGTCGAGCTCGCTCAGCGTGCCCGACAGATGCTTGCGCAGATGCTGTTGCGCGGCATCGGCATCCGCCGCCTCGATCGCGCGCGTGATCAGCCGGTGGTGGCGCACGATGTTCTGCGCTTTGCCGGGTGAGGGCAGATGCAGCCGGCGCAGCCGGTCGATGTGTCCGCTGCGGCTGCGCACCAGCGCCCACAGATCCTGCTTGCCGGCGGCTGTGTAGAGCTGGGCATGGAAGTCGTTGTCGGCGGTCATGAAGGCCTCGAACTCGCCGGCTTTCGCGAACTGCTGCTGGAGTGCGATGGCGTGGTCGAGGCGGATGATCAGGGCCTCATCGTGCTGTTCGGCCAGCAGCCGCACGATCTCCAGCTCCAGCGCCTGGCGCAGGAAATGCGCCTGCTGGGCGCGGCTGATGTCGATCCGGCTGACCACGGTCGCATGCTGCGGAAATACGTCGACCAGGCCCTCTTCCTCCAGCCGCATGAGAGCGTCGCGCACCGGGGTCGAGCTGATTCCGAACTGGGCGGCGAGCTCGGCGCGCGACAGCGGGGCACCGGGCGGCAGCTCCAGCGCGATGATCGCATTGCGCAGCCGCTCGAACACCTGCGGCGCGGCCTGGCGGGCGCGGTCGAGCCGGGCGGGTCGTGACGCCGCGCGCGGCGCGGTATGGGCTGCTTCCATATGTCGGGTCCCGCGGGCTTGCCTTTGATGCACTAATATATTAGTGCATCAGCAGGGTCAACGCAGCACGACGCGCACCCGGAGGAAACACACAACAATGATCGAGCATCTTCGCAGCAAGCTTGCGGCCGCCGTTCTGACCGCCGCCGCACTTTTCGCGCCCGCGGCGCAGGCGCAGCAGAAATCCGAGATCGCGCTGTCGCGCCAGCCCGGCATTTTCTACATGCCGAGCCACATCATGGAGAAGCTGAAGCTGATCGAGAAGCACGCGGCGGCTCTCGGCGTTCCCGCCGTCACCACAAAATGGATCACCTTCTCCGGCGGCGGCGCGCAGACCGACGCGCTGCTCGCGGGCGGCGTCGACATCCTCAACACCGGCACCGGCAATCTTCTCTTGCTGTGGGATCGAACCCGCGGCGGCGTGAAGGGTATCGTCGCGACCTCGGCGCAGCCGATGACGCTGATCAGCCGCGACGCGAACATCAAGTCGATCAAGGATTTCGGCCCGAGCGACAAGATCGCGGTGCCGACCGTGAAAGTTTCGACGCAGGCGATCGTATTGCAGATCGCGGCTGCCGAGGCCTTCGGGGCCGACCAATGGTCCAAGCTCGATGCCAACACCGTGCAGCTCGGTCATCCCGACGCCTATGCGGCGCTCGCCAACCCCAAGCACGAGGTGCACAACCACTTCTCGATCCCGCCGTTCACGTTCCTGGAGCTCAAGAACGTGCCGGGCGCGCATGTCGTGCTGAATTCGCCTGACGTGATGGGCGGCCCGCTCAGCCAGGCGCAGTTCTTCACCACGACCAAATTCGCCGACGCCAATCCGAAGATCATCCAGGCCGTGCGCGACGCCACCAAGGAAGCGCAGGATCTGATCCGCAGCGACACGAAGCAGGCCGTCGAGATCTACAAGGAGATCACCGGCGACAAGACCTCGGTGGAGGAGCTGCTCGATCTGCTGAAGGAGCCCGGCATGATGGAGTGGAATCTCGAGCCGCAGGGCACGATGAAATTCGCGGCACATCTGTTCAAGACCGGCACGCTGAAGAACCAGCCCAAGGCCTGGACGGATTATTACCTCCCCGTCGCGCACGACCTGAAGGGCAACTGATGGCCCTGCTCGATGTCAGCGGCGTGACGCTGCGCTACAAGACCTCCAGCGCCGTCGTCACCGCCACGGAAAGGGTGAGCTTTACGGTCGACAAGTCTGATCGCTTCGTGCTGCTCGGGCCGTCCGGCTGCGGCAAGTCGACTTTGCTCAAGGCTGTCGGCGGCTACATGAGCCCGAGCGAGGGCCGCATGACGATCGGCGATCGTGAGATTCACGGCCCCGGCGCCGATCGCATGATGATCTTCCAGGAGTTCGATCAGCTCCTGCCCTGGAAGAGCGTGCTCGCCAACGTGATGTTTCCTCTGCTCACCGCGCGAAAATTGTCGCGCAAGGATGCCGAGGCGAAGGCGCGGGCCTATATCGAGAAGGTCGGTCTCACCCGTGTGGTCGACGCCTATCCGCACACGCTCTCCGGCGGCATGAAGCAGCGCGTCGCGATCGCGCGCGGCATGGCGATGGAGCCGGACATTTTGTTGATGGACGAGCCGTTCGCCGCGCTCGACGCGCTGACGCGCCGGACCTGCCAAGACGAGCTGCTCCAGCTCTGGAGCGAGACCAAATTCACCGTGCTGTTTGTGACGCATTCGATCGCGGAAGCGATCCGCATCGGCAACCGCATCCTGCTGCTGTCGCCGCATCCCGGCCGGGTCAAGGCCGAGGTGATCGATG is a genomic window of Bradyrhizobium sp. CB1717 containing:
- a CDS encoding methyl-accepting chemotaxis protein, translated to MFKSIANTGIRTRLLGGFALICGLLAATVIYTVAAVSDISSRIREVVDQRAPVAIASTELVGNLYSTLSTLRGYLLTGDAQGKRDRAAVWAELDRTAAAVDRMAEGFSNPQNKTNWSEARALMAEFRQAQDKAELAAFTPSAYPASELLAKEAAPLIATMFAEITAMIDEEETLEATPQRKRLLKTFADVRGNLAAAGSQLRLYVASGEAADRDKFEKPVATFRAALASVGTQTDLLTERQATAYRAIVKANEAFTPLPQKIFAIRQTPQWNTPVFILSTEAAPRAARILDLLDGRKDAEGKRSGGLKSDQQSKLADEARNVADAVERLLLLQWILLAAGLALATVIAILVARSITRPIVELVGDSARLSGGDTSVEFRTAERGDEIGVVSQAVAKFRDNVIAQQQAAASLSHEAGAREAANRNMEDAVEEFRGTSRDLLALVGENAGTMRQTAESLGGIANHATSQAASAATASEQTAVNVQTVAAAAEQLASSIVEIGRQIELSNKTVRSAGEVTARSEREIEGLAHAAQSISSVVDLIQAIAAQTNLLALNATIEAARAGEAGRGFAVVASEVKALADQTRNATQEIAQHIAAIQDSTGSAVASVKEVATAMRRIDEVTAAIASAVEEQGAATREISQNVQMAASGTQTLATSIGTVSGAIAETNRSADDVMGAANQVSGAAERLATEVQAFFVRLRTGPTERRSGRDAA
- a CDS encoding GntR family transcriptional regulator, translating into MEAAHTAPRAASRPARLDRARQAAPQVFERLRNAIIALELPPGAPLSRAELAAQFGISSTPVRDALMRLEEEGLVDVFPQHATVVSRIDISRAQQAHFLRQALELEIVRLLAEQHDEALIIRLDHAIALQQQFAKAGEFEAFMTADNDFHAQLYTAAGKQDLWALVRSRSGHIDRLRRLHLPSPGKAQNIVRHHRLITRAIEAADADAAQQHLRKHLSGTLSELDKIRSHHPEYLTD
- a CDS encoding ABC transporter substrate-binding protein gives rise to the protein MIEHLRSKLAAAVLTAAALFAPAAQAQQKSEIALSRQPGIFYMPSHIMEKLKLIEKHAAALGVPAVTTKWITFSGGGAQTDALLAGGVDILNTGTGNLLLLWDRTRGGVKGIVATSAQPMTLISRDANIKSIKDFGPSDKIAVPTVKVSTQAIVLQIAAAEAFGADQWSKLDANTVQLGHPDAYAALANPKHEVHNHFSIPPFTFLELKNVPGAHVVLNSPDVMGGPLSQAQFFTTTKFADANPKIIQAVRDATKEAQDLIRSDTKQAVEIYKEITGDKTSVEELLDLLKEPGMMEWNLEPQGTMKFAAHLFKTGTLKNQPKAWTDYYLPVAHDLKGN
- a CDS encoding ABC transporter ATP-binding protein, with the protein product MALLDVSGVTLRYKTSSAVVTATERVSFTVDKSDRFVLLGPSGCGKSTLLKAVGGYMSPSEGRMTIGDREIHGPGADRMMIFQEFDQLLPWKSVLANVMFPLLTARKLSRKDAEAKARAYIEKVGLTRVVDAYPHTLSGGMKQRVAIARGMAMEPDILLMDEPFAALDALTRRTCQDELLQLWSETKFTVLFVTHSIAEAIRIGNRILLLSPHPGRVKAEVIDVDKVSNEDGSAGRLEKEIHDLLFAGEATAH